In the Scyliorhinus torazame isolate Kashiwa2021f chromosome 22, sScyTor2.1, whole genome shotgun sequence genome, one interval contains:
- the tprn gene encoding taperin isoform X3 — MSVSEQRPAPPPFSPPQPHRQEEEEATASQGARMPAWKREILERRKAKLAAESRSWTPSRAASHSNRAGEAERARAAGEAGPGGAVLLESIAPIQENPFIQRERRRRRLAEREAPGGGGSSAKQLLELYSHMPGVRTIQADNIIIIESDPDYFTEAGPARLNTVNELVSRAGQGSVAEIRAAEVLVYQSPLSRSEDNLSTLAADEPRPAELQGKVSRLLEKFDQNYVKPTRSRSTENLLDGFSPSQGRHRKPLLLPKPPSVSQQEGQPPRGLSSFGPHLGSMSPPQSKSSPLSSPTKPSGPLSPGRTPSLPTASLHDQGNAKVSVSDRTVPEDRPFAVSSSSNVSDRTVPENRPFSVSSYRKQFENVPANGWQLRQKELSPRKAPSHRSQENTLKDWTTKEDKLIENGHLDLDLVGTGSCSVNEGAMDTEDKVDGFGSGLVPPSVSASSSDVSKGASTWRPEYEVNQRKGLNSSPEMPQPAAEDCSRPSSAKPSATPSGKVKPNHKVEGSAKVTPNQCNGVSASTSLNNSFEIVPAKPPDFSTIPEDDIQARALANLKKQSRNSFIVIPKKRVGASVATSEVCDNRETSKICEKPKVENGASTTEAETSRISAVSLERISPSDKQSKVGKLPVGESRLPKVDFKPKMEGTVTKSASSGSYDVSSKHMDAQLSDRNETTSVLPTEMSEAERNVESTVIIRKVTYIDEDLPITNIDDVLVTEEKETSKQPTRAKSAVAKDKPPEESFGGPQQPFVQRKSGNTFTIVPQRKPVSKDQHPSDKAKEISQGNRTDEQSAEDSEPSLAKLGVLLKKRYPLAEEIQVIGGYLSLERSCLSKAGSTRKKMKISFNDSSLHTTFEYPSENSLIQEGESEESDDDEEEQSSTFFFPRPSYTSSPTSPSSPLRTNTLVSAHTSG, encoded by the coding sequence ATGTCGGTGAGCGAGCAGAGGCCGGCACCGCCGCCGTTCTCCCCTCCTCAGCCGCAcagacaggaggaggaggaggcgacgGCCAGCCAGGGCGCCAGGATGCCGGCCTGGAAGAGGGAGATCCTGGAGCGGCGGAAGGCCAAGCTGGCGGCGGAGAGCCGGAGCTGGACCCCGAGCCGGGCGGCGTCCCATAGCAACCGGGCGGGGGAGGCGGAGCGGGCCCGCGCGGCCGGTGAGGCGGGCCCGGGGGGCGCCGTGCTGCTGGAGAGCATCGCCCCCATCCAGGAGAACCCGTTCATCCAGCGGGAGCGGCGGCGGAGGCGGCTGGCAGAGCGCGAAGCCCCGGGCGGCGGCGGCTCCTCGGCCAAGCAGCTGCTGGAGCTGTACAGCCACATGCCGGGGGTCCGCACCATCCAGGCCGACAACATTATCATCATCGAGTCGGACCCGGACTACTTCACCGAGGCCGGCCCGGCCCGGCTCAACACCGTCAACGAGCTGGTGTCCCGGGCCGGCCAGGGCAGCGTGGCCGAGATCCGAGCCGCCGAAGTGCTCGTCTACCAGAGCCCGCTGAGCCGCAGCGAGGACAACCTCAGCACCCTGGCTGCCGACGAGCCCCGGCCCGCCGAGCTGCAGGGCAAAGTCAGCCGCCTGCTCGAGAAGTTCGACCAAAACTACGTGAAGCCAACTCGGTCACGGAGCACGGAGAATCTGCTGGACGGCTTCTCCCCCTCCCAGGGCCGCCACAGAAAACCACTCCTGTTGCCAAAACCCCCCTCAGTCAGCCAGCAGGAAGGGCAGCCCCCCCGGGGGCTGAGCTCCTTTGGCCCCCACTTGGGCAGCATGTCCCCACCTCAATCCAAATCCTCCCCGTTGTCTTCGCCCACCAAACCCTCTGGTCCTTTGTCTCCTGGCCGCACACCTTCTCTTCCCACTGCCTCTTTACACGATCAAGGGAACGCTAAAGTGAGTGTCAGTGATCGGACTGTGCCTGAAGACAGACCCTTTGCTGTGTCCTCCTCCTCGAATGTCAGTGATAGGACTGTGCCTGAAAACAGACCCTTTTCTGTGTCCTCTTACCGTAAGCAGTTTGAGAATGTACCCGCTAATGGGTGGCAGCTCAGGCAGAAAGAGTTGTCCCCAAGGAAAGCTCCGTCTCACAGGAGCCAGGAGAACACCTTGAAGGATTGGACCACCAAGGAAGATAAGTTAATAGAGAATGGTCACCTGGATCTGGATTTAGTGGGGACTGGTTCATGCTCTGTGAATGAAGGAGCCATGGACACTGAAGATAAGGTGGATGGATTTGGGAGTGGCCTGGTGCCTCCTTCTGTCAGTGCTTCTAGCAGTGATGTTTCCAAAGGGGCTAGTACGTGGAGGCCAGAGTATGAGGTAAATCAGAGGAAAGGTTTGAATTCGAGTCCTGAGATGCCCCAGCCTGCTGCCGAAGATTGTTCCAGACCCTCGTCTGCAAAACCCAGTGCCACTCCCTCGGGGAAGGTGAAACCGAACCACAAAGTGGAAGGTTCAGCCAAAGTAACTCCAAACCAGTGCAATGGTgtgtctgcttccaccagcctGAACAACTCCTTTGAAATCGTACCTGCCAAACCTCCAGATTTTTCAACCATTCCAGAAGATGATATCCAGGCAAGGGCACTAGCAAACCTCAAAAAACAGTCCAGGAACTCCTTTATTGTGATTCCAAAGAAGAGAGTAGGTGCCTCTGTGGCAACCAGTGAAGTTTGTGATAATAGGGAAACGAGCAAAATTTGTGAAAAGCCAAAAGTTGAAAATGGTGCTTCCACTACTGAGGCTGAAACAAGTAGAATTTCAGCTGTTTCTTTGGAAAGGATCAGCCCATCTGATAAGCAGAGTAAAGTAGGAAAATTACCTGTTGGAGAGTCTCGGCTTCCGAAAGTTGATTTCAAGCCAAAGATGGAGGGGACCGTGACAAAATCTGCATCAAGCGGTAGCTATGATGTCTCTTCTAAACATATGGATGCTCAGCTCTCAGATAGGAATGAAACAACAAGTGTGTTACCAACTGAGATGTCCGAAGCAGAGCGGAATGTTGAATCCACTGTAATCATTCGAAAAGTGACATATATTGACGAAGACCTCCCCATCACTAACATAGATGATGTCTTGGTAACAGAAGAGAAAGAAACTTCCAAGCAACCAACCAGGGCCAAATCAGCTGTTGCAAAGGACAAGCCTCCTGAAGAATCGTTTGGTGGCCCACAGCAGCCCTTTGTGCAGCGTAAGAGTGGAAACACCTTCACCATTGTTCCTCAACGGAAACCAGTGAGCAAAGACCAGCATCCCTCTGACAAAGCAAAGGAGATTTCTCAGGGAAATAGAACTGATGAGCAGTCAGCGGAAGATTCTGAACCATCGCTTGCCAAACTGGGGGTGTTATTAAAGAAGCGTTATCCACTTGCTGAGGAGATACAGGTGATCGGAGGGTATCTGTCATTGGAGAGATCCTGTTTGTCCAAGGCTGGTTCCACGAGGAAGAAG